The Leucothrix mucor DSM 2157 DNA window AGAGGACAGGGGGCGCTTGTTTATCGCAACTAAAGCATCGACCACGAGTATTGTTAGTCAGAATATCGATAACATGGCCACATTGTTTGTTGTTGATAATGTGACCGATGAGTATGTTCAATTGGCTACTTGTGAGTAAGTAGTCTTTACCGCTTGCATACTATTGTTGGCCCGAAGCGCTACTGTTCGGGCCAACACATAAGTGCTAATCGCTGCCTCAAGTGTAGGCTTCTATACACATAAAAATCCTCAATGGGTAAACTCCTACCCATGCGCACACCTGTCACTTCTTCTATGCTTTGATCAAAACTCCTAAAAAATCATAAATTACAATAACTTAATTTGATATTTTCTTTATTTAAGGGTTCAGCTTTCTGAATCCTGAATGGCTTGCTACTATAGTGAGAGTTTCGTTTTTCATTCGAAACCGATCGATATATTCTTTTAAGAGGAGAGGATCAATGCGTAAATCTTTATTAGCTGTGATGATTAGTGGTGCATGTTTACTGGGCTCAAACGCGGCATTTGCTGCTGACGCTTGTGACGATGGTGAAGTGGTAATCAAGTTTAGCCATGTAACTAACACCGACAAACACCCTAAAGGCATCGCGGCTTCTTTGCTGGAAAAGCGTGTAAACGAAGAAATGAACGGCAAAGTGTGCATGCAGGTATTCCCAAATACGACGTTGTACAACGATGACCAAGTTTTGGAAGCCATGCTGCAAGGCGATGTACAATTAGCCGCTCCTAGTCTGTCTAAGTTCGAAAAATTCACTAAAAAATACCGCATCTTCGATCTGCCATTCATGTTTACTAACATTGAAGCGGTTGATGAGTTTCAGCAATCTGAAGCTGGCCAGAAGATGAAAGACAGCATGAAGCGTCGTGGCCTGCAAGGTCTGGCGTTTTGGCACAATGGCATGAAGCAAATGTCGGCTAACAAGCCTCTGCTACTGCCTACCGATGCGAAAGGCCTGAAATTCCGTGTTCAAACCTCTGACGTGTTAAAAGCTCAAATGTCGGCAATGGGTGCTAGCCCACAGCCAATGGCATTCTCTGAGGTTTACGGCGCACTGCAAACGGGTGTTGTAGATGGTCAGGAAAACACGTGGTCTAACGTATTCGGTCAGAAGTTCTTCGAAGTACAGGACGGCACGACTGAGACTAACCATGGTGTATTGGATTACATGTTGGTGACGTCTACTGAGTTCATGGATAGCCTGAAGCCAGAAGTGCGCGATGAGTTCCTGAAGATTGTCGCTGAAGTGAGTGCAGCCCGTAACGCAGCCTCTGCCGAAGTAAATCAGGAAGCAAAAGAGTCAATCATCGCTGCTGGCGGTAAAGTGGTTGAGTTGGATGCAGAGCAACGCGCCGCTTGGATCGCAGCAATGAAGCCAGTTTGGGCGGAGTTTGAAGGCGATGTTGGTGCAGAAAACATCGAAGCAGCACAAAAGATTAATGAAGCCTTAGCGGCCAAGTAATCTGTTTTGATTTGACGGGTATATCGCATACCCGTCGGTGGCGCTGGTGGATTCCTACCGCGCCACATTCTCATGTTTACCTCTAGGGAGTAGGGATTATGAGCGCTCCAACTCAGAATATATCCCAAGGATTTGTTGGCCGCACCGTCAATGCACTGGAAGAAAATGCCATTGCCCTAATTCTTGGTTTGATGATTGTCATCACATTTACCAACGTTGTTTTACGCTACACCATGAATACCGGTTTGGTCTGGGGGCTTGAAGCCACTGCGGTTTTATTTGCCTGGTTGGTGTTATTTGGAATCAGCTACTGCGTTAAAACGACATCACACCTTGGTGTCGATGCCTTAATTATTTACTTTAAACCGTCAACTCGCCGCGTGATTGCCTTGATTGCGGGCGCGATTTGTATTGCCTATGCCATGTTGTTGATGAAGGGCGCATGGGATTACTGGGCTAACTTCGCCAATCTACCGGGGACCACGGGCCGCATTTTCCCAACCGGTTTTGAAGAGAAGTTTTTGGCGAAAGGCTGGTACGAAATGAATGATGTACCGCTGCCAGAATTTATGCGTTT harbors:
- a CDS encoding TRAP transporter small permease, with protein sequence MSAPTQNISQGFVGRTVNALEENAIALILGLMIVITFTNVVLRYTMNTGLVWGLEATAVLFAWLVLFGISYCVKTTSHLGVDALIIYFKPSTRRVIALIAGAICIAYAMLLMKGAWDYWANFANLPGTTGRIFPTGFEEKFLAKGWYEMNDVPLPEFMRFLEPMMNEGEAYEKFPRFLPYIILPIGIALLLFRFIQATVRIYKGTATGLIASHEVEDEIEALEAARVGGKD
- a CDS encoding DctP family TRAP transporter solute-binding subunit codes for the protein MRKSLLAVMISGACLLGSNAAFAADACDDGEVVIKFSHVTNTDKHPKGIAASLLEKRVNEEMNGKVCMQVFPNTTLYNDDQVLEAMLQGDVQLAAPSLSKFEKFTKKYRIFDLPFMFTNIEAVDEFQQSEAGQKMKDSMKRRGLQGLAFWHNGMKQMSANKPLLLPTDAKGLKFRVQTSDVLKAQMSAMGASPQPMAFSEVYGALQTGVVDGQENTWSNVFGQKFFEVQDGTTETNHGVLDYMLVTSTEFMDSLKPEVRDEFLKIVAEVSAARNAASAEVNQEAKESIIAAGGKVVELDAEQRAAWIAAMKPVWAEFEGDVGAENIEAAQKINEALAAK